One genomic segment of Bacteroidota bacterium includes these proteins:
- the rlmB gene encoding 23S rRNA (guanosine(2251)-2'-O)-methyltransferase RlmB yields MAKRKDIIKGFHAIEEALDSGHQLKKVLIQRGLKSETLAKLIIEFKRLSINIQYVPKEKLNKLSGNNQGIIALSSPIEFIDLKELIPFLYEQGETPLIAILDRISDVRNFGAIVRSAKFLGINGILIPEKGSAEINDIAIKTSSGALLKMNVCMEKNLVESCKFLKESGLQIVSASEKANISLSEIDFLLPTAIILGAEDTGISSGLLNISDKTTLIPKKGSLDSLNVSVAAGIFFYEASKGRGIES; encoded by the coding sequence ATGGCAAAACGAAAAGACATCATAAAAGGTTTTCACGCAATTGAAGAAGCATTAGATTCAGGACATCAATTAAAAAAAGTATTAATTCAACGAGGATTAAAGAGTGAAACTCTTGCGAAATTAATAATAGAATTTAAACGGCTGTCGATCAATATTCAATATGTTCCTAAAGAAAAGTTAAACAAATTAAGTGGTAACAATCAGGGAATTATAGCACTTAGCTCTCCTATTGAATTTATTGATTTAAAAGAACTCATACCATTTTTATATGAACAGGGAGAAACACCTTTAATTGCTATTTTAGACAGGATTTCTGATGTTAGAAATTTTGGTGCAATTGTCCGTAGTGCTAAATTTCTCGGTATTAATGGAATTCTAATTCCTGAAAAAGGCTCGGCTGAAATTAACGATATTGCTATTAAAACATCCTCAGGAGCATTATTAAAGATGAATGTTTGCATGGAAAAAAATCTTGTTGAAAGCTGTAAATTCTTAAAAGAAAGCGGATTACAAATAGTTTCTGCATCAGAAAAAGCAAATATCAGTTTATCTGAAATTGATTTTTTATTACCAACTGCCATTATTTTAGGAGCAGAAGATACAGGCATTTCATCAGGACTTTTAAATATTTCCGACAAAACAACACTAATTCCTAAAAAAGGTAGCTTAGATTCCTTAAACGTTTCTGTTGCGGCAGGTATTTTCTTTTATGAAGCAAGTAAGGGAAGAGGGATTGAGAGTTGA
- a CDS encoding metallophosphoesterase family protein has translation MKIGIISDTHNYLCEITKKHLKECDEIWHAGDIGSIELFDELEKITKVRAVYGNIDSNELRITIPEHQRFTIEGFSVWMTHIGGYPGKYDRRIINEIKINPPDIFISGHSHILKIIPDNKLNLLHINPGAVGRSGLHKVRTIVIMELKNKKINDMKVVELSRR, from the coding sequence ATGAAAATTGGAATTATTAGCGATACACACAATTATCTTTGTGAGATTACAAAAAAACATTTGAAAGAATGTGATGAAATATGGCATGCTGGAGATATTGGAAGCATTGAACTATTTGATGAACTGGAAAAAATAACTAAAGTAAGAGCTGTGTATGGAAATATTGATTCTAATGAATTGAGAATAACAATCCCTGAACATCAACGCTTTACTATTGAAGGCTTTTCTGTTTGGATGACCCATATAGGTGGTTATCCGGGGAAATACGATAGAAGAATTATAAATGAAATTAAAATTAACCCTCCTGATATTTTTATTTCAGGACATTCTCATATTTTAAAAATAATACCTGACAACAAACTTAATTTATTGCACATAAATCCCGGAGCAGTAGGGAGAAGTGGTTTGCACAAGGTCAGAACAATAGTAATTATGGAACTAAAAAATAAAAAAATTAATGATATGAAAGTTGTTGAATTAAGTAGGAGATAA
- a CDS encoding alpha/beta fold hydrolase, with product MKKFKSIASILVLMIVFTTTLFAQQNKDIVGIWQGKLNINGVELRLIFHISESESGELSATLDSPDQGAKDIPLDKVVYENKKIKITSAAMLATYTGTVDTDSLKITGTWEQSTMELPLNLEKIDEIPKLNRPQEPKPPYQYFEEEVKFINEKDNITLAGTLTYPKEGNNFIAVVLISGSGAQNRDEELFEHKPFKVIADYLTLKGIAVLRFDDRGAGKSGGSFSGSTTEDFANDVEAAVDYLNTMDFIDKNKIGLIGHSEGGVIAPLLASRSDKIDFIVMMAGLGTKGNTLLIDQTKLILEKSGMEEKFVNDIVEINSGLYEIVLQGYDNEKAEKEIREFYKTISKKYSSDEKTNRGLNEQNIDATIKQLLSPWFKYFLAYNPETVLSKVKCPILAINGTNDLQVPADKNLEGIKSAVEKGGNKNLTIKKFEGLNHLFQTSESGLPSEYGKIEETISVGVLEYLGEWIGEL from the coding sequence ATGAAGAAATTTAAAAGTATTGCATCAATATTAGTTTTGATGATTGTTTTTACTACAACTTTATTTGCTCAGCAAAATAAAGATATTGTTGGCATTTGGCAAGGAAAATTAAACATTAACGGTGTTGAATTACGATTGATTTTTCACATTTCTGAAAGTGAGAGTGGTGAGTTAAGTGCAACATTGGATAGCCCTGATCAGGGAGCAAAGGATATTCCTCTTGATAAGGTTGTTTATGAAAACAAAAAGATAAAAATTACATCAGCAGCAATGTTGGCTACTTACACAGGAACAGTGGATACCGATAGTTTAAAAATTACAGGAACATGGGAGCAAAGCACTATGGAGCTACCTTTGAATCTTGAAAAGATAGATGAAATACCTAAACTTAATCGTCCTCAAGAGCCAAAACCTCCTTATCAGTATTTTGAAGAAGAAGTTAAATTTATTAATGAAAAAGATAATATTACACTTGCCGGAACATTAACTTATCCTAAAGAAGGAAATAATTTTATAGCGGTAGTACTTATTTCAGGCTCTGGAGCACAAAATAGGGATGAAGAACTATTTGAGCATAAACCATTTAAAGTAATTGCTGATTATTTAACACTTAAGGGAATTGCTGTTTTACGCTTTGATGATAGAGGTGCAGGAAAATCAGGAGGTAGTTTTTCAGGTTCCACAACTGAAGATTTTGCAAATGATGTAGAAGCGGCTGTTGATTACTTAAATACTATGGATTTTATTGATAAAAATAAAATAGGATTGATAGGGCATAGCGAAGGTGGAGTTATAGCTCCTTTGCTTGCATCACGTTCCGATAAAATTGATTTTATTGTAATGATGGCAGGTTTGGGTACAAAAGGAAATACACTTTTAATCGACCAAACAAAATTGATATTGGAAAAATCAGGAATGGAAGAAAAATTTGTAAATGATATTGTTGAGATAAACAGTGGACTTTATGAAATTGTTTTACAAGGCTATGATAATGAGAAAGCTGAAAAGGAAATAAGAGAATTTTATAAAACAATATCAAAGAAATATTCATCTGATGAAAAGACGAACAGAGGTTTAAATGAACAAAATATTGATGCTACTATAAAACAACTGCTAAGTCCGTGGTTTAAGTATTTTCTAGCTTATAATCCCGAAACTGTTTTATCAAAAGTAAAATGTCCGATTTTAGCAATCAACGGGACTAATGATCTTCAAGTTCCTGCGGATAAAAATCTTGAAGGAATAAAAAGTGCTGTTGAAAAGGGCGGTAATAAAAATTTGACAATAAAGAAATTTGAAGGATTAAATCATTTGTTTCAAACATCCGAAAGTGGTTTGCCAAGTGAATATGGAAAAATTGAAGAAACTATTTCTGTTGGGGTTTTGGAGTATTTGGGGGAATGGATTGGGGAATTGTAG